The genomic segment TGTACGTGCCGCCTATTCCAGTACCGTTGTTCGGCCCGAGATGATGGACAATAGTCAGTTCTTTAGCTACAGTGCTTATTATGATGGCCTTGTCGGAAGTGCAGGTATCAGCAGTACACGTGTCAATAGTATAGATGTTAAAACTGAGTGGTTTCCGGGATTAGGCGAGATCCTCTCCGTTGGAGGATATTATAAGTACTTTGATAAACCCGCGGAACTGATCGCCGACCCCACCTTGGACTATGGATTTAGATATACATTAAAAAACTCCAATTGGGCTAAAGTGTACGGCATAGAGCTGGAAGCCCGGAAGAATTTAGGTTTTATTCATGATGCTGCACTTTTGCAGAATATCACTGTCTATGGAAATCTGACTTATCAGCAATCTAAAGTAGAAGGTCTGGCGATGACCAATGAAGTCGACCCGGCCACAGGTAAAGAGATTATGGCACCGATGCGACAGAAAAGAGCATTATATGGTCAGACACCCTATCTATTAAACGCGGGGATACAGTATCAGGAGCAGCGGTTAGGTTTTAATTTGGTTTACAATAAGTCGGGCCGGAAAACATATTTTGTTACTGGGCTGCCCAGAGACACCGAATATGAACAGCCCAGGGAGCAGCTAGATGCACAGCTGAGTTACAAATTCTTGAAGTCCCGCCTTGAAATTAGGCTCAATGCCGGTAATCTACTGAATTCCATATCCGCATTTTATACCAACAGAGGTAGTTATGAAAAGAATCCCGATCATCAGGGTGGGTCTCTGGATTTCAGTAATGCTGAGAGATTGAAAGAAGGCTTTACAGATAATTATGAAGAAGGCGATTTATATACGTATAGGCAGCGTTTTGGACGGACTTTCGGAACAGCCATAACCTATAAATTCTAAGGAAAAGATAGTTTTAAAATAGAAAGGAGGATACAGTGGAAGAACAAAAGAAAAAAGCGAAAGGCTTTGCTGAAACGGACCTCTCGCTTAGATACAAACTCAAGTCAATTGCTTCCTAAAAAGAAAAAACAACCATCTTGCAGAATGCCTAGGGCACTAAACAAGCCGACTTGCCATTATCTGGCACAAATTAATAATTATTTAATACAAATCAACAAAAAAATGAAAACTCTAAATAAAACTTTAGCTATTCTAGCGATCGCTTCTACTTCGTTAACAGCATGTAATAAGGACAATGCTTTACAAAATGACTCTTTTGATAACCGCAGTACCGCGGCAGCGGATTATAGCCAGTCTTCACTGCCTGTAGTCACGATATCTGGAGATATCACAAGCAGTGTCACCTGGTCGGCAAGCAATGTGTATGAAATCAAAGGCGTGGTAACGGTGACTAACGGAGCTACGTTGACGATCCCCGCAGGGACTTATATTAAAGCAGCTGTCAATACGCCGGGGGTACAAAATGGTGTATTGGTCATTGCTAAAGGAGCAAAGATCAACGCTCAAGGTACGGATACCAATCCCATCGTATTTACAAGTCGTAACCTATTGGATGGAAATGCCGCAACTGTGGGTAAACCGGGTGATTTTGGAGGCCTGATCGTACTCGGTAATGCGCAGATCAATGATGCTGCTGGAACTAGATTGATCGAAGGTTTAGCTGATGATCCGAAATTCTACTACGGCAGCAGCAGCTCGGCGAACAACGCAGAAACCAGTGGTATTATTAGAAACGTTCGCATTGAGTATGCCGGATATAAATTGGCTGACAATATCGAGGTAAATGGGCTGACACTTGGAGGTGTAGGTTCAGGTACAACCTTAAGTAAAGTAGAGGTGGCCTGGGGACTAGACGACGGTTTCGAATTCTTCGGTGGCCGTGTCAATGGTTCTGACCTAGTTGCGTTCTCAAACGATGACGATCAGTTTGATTTTGACTTGGGTTACCAAGGTACCATTTCCAATTCGATTGCTTTTGCCAATAAAGTATCCACACATAGTGCCAGCAGCGGTAATAGTGATTCAAATGGCGCCGAGATTGATAATCATCCTTCTGTGTTTACAGCTGTACCTAAAACTAAACCTACTTTTAATAACGTACGTATTGTAGGTACCAAAGATGAAACGGGTATCACAGCTCCTGGATTTAAATCAGGTATTTTGGTTCGTCGTGGTGCGGAGCTGGCCTTGGTAAACTCAAAAGTTACGGGTTATAAAACAGGATTGCACATCAATACCGATGCTACCCCTTCATTGACTTCTGTACAAGGATCATCGTTATTCGGATTTACACTGGCCGCGACGGCAGGTTACACGAATTTAGGTACAAACACGATTGCTCCGGCAGCTGCTACTGCTCCGACCTTTGGTATTTCATCACAGCCGTTCTTCAATGAATCTGGATTCACATCTGGCCTGACTTATCCATGGGTAAAATTTAACTATTAAATATTGCTTAAGAAATCATGCTAAAGGCTGGGGGCAATCGAACGACTGTCCCCAGTTCTTAACTATTATTATGAGAAAGATAGACATATCAAAACTATTGCATTTATTTTTGTTGACGGCCGTTCTATTGCAGGCTTGTCAAAAAGGCGAACTGTTTGAATCTGCCACTCCAAAGATTGTACAGATTACTTTCGCTGGTTCTACTACTGTGCCTTTAGATTTTTTCTATGGCGACGCCATCGTTGCCAGTACAGGCGAGCAGAATAATACCCTGCCCAACCCTATAAAATTAAATACAACAGGGGGAGATCAAAAGATTTATATCAGACAAAAGGGGAAATCCGAAGTATTGAAGACCTATACTATTGCTGGAACTGATTTCAGCAATGTTATAAATATATACTATGATAATGGAAAAATATACGATGCTGGAATAAATTATAAATTACAAATCTACGCAAAAAATAGCGGGTTAGATTTTTACCTTGACAATCAGCGGATATACCAAAATCCATACGAAGGGCCGACACAGGAAACACTGACCATACCTATTGACAAAGGACAACAAAGAATGCTAACCGTTCGAAAGGTGGGCGCGGACGACGTGTTGATATCGAAAACTATCACCGATGCAGATAGTAATGCGGTATTGAAATTCTACCTCGACGGAAATGACCTTCTTGAGCATCTGACTGTACCGGCTTTGAAGAATCCAAAAGCCATGTCTGTGACTTTCAAACTGCAGACAGACATCCCATTTGGTGAGACAAAATTTGTTGGAGGTGATATTGATATAATCCCTTATATTCGAGATATAAATACTGGGGCGATCAAAAAACCTAGTCCTGAACTGCGGTTTACCGTTTCTACAAAAGCATCGTTTACCACGATAGAACTCCCGCCAATTTCGGAATCTGAATATTATACATTTGATTTGGCGAGAAAAGGAACGAATGAGCCTGCTTTTGCTAGTACTAATTCAGGCAAGAAAGTAAAATTGGGCTTGGGTAACTATGGTGTATTCTTTCTGCAAAGTCCGGAAACTGCTTTCTTTCTCCCCGGTGTGCGGGTCATCTGTATATTGTCAGTGACAGAGGAGACCGGCGGGAATAATTTTGACGAGTTATTTGTTACGCCAACGATCAGTGAATATCTGGCAAACTGGATTAACTTTCAGTAATCGATACGTTTTGTCTTAAGGCTGGGCTCGCAGTCCGGCCTTATTTTTTAGCGATATTGCCTCCGTACCGAAAAAATATTGAATGGCAACTTTTAGTCGTTCAGGATTGTTCTCACCTAAAGCAGGATTGATCCCGTCGGAACTTGCCCATGCCGGCCAACCGAACGTGCTATCGTACAGCAGTCGTAGATAGCTGGACTGCTGTGGAACAATTCAGTAAACTAAATGCAGATTTATTATGGATAATACATATTACGACCCCGAAGATCTTAACGAAAAAGCCCAAAAAGAACAAGAGGAGCTGGAAAATGAAGGCAATGCCTTTGCCAAGACGCCGGAAATCCGGCCACTATCGAAAGCCATAGCGGAAAACGAAGAAGAAGAAGAAAACGACCGTTAGCATTGGTGGGGCACGGATCTTCACTATTGCCGCAAATATCCTTTGGTTGACTTTTCTTCTAAAATGTTCTATATTTGTATACATGGTATTTATTATCTCCACATATTGCCTTTCTGATAGTGTGATTGCTTAATTACGCAGAAAGCTTCAATGCTTATCTGCGTCCTTGTATTGAGTATGAAACACACGCGGCGGAATACTCCGCTGCCCAACATTCTTTTATCCGATCCACAATAAAATAACTGCGCTAATAGTAGCTTGTAGAAGCTTAATTCGCCGTGGCAGTATTTAGAGTGGTATCAGCAACACACATAGAAAATGACAACATCAATTTATATCCGTCAGGAAAAACCAGAAGAGAGATCTCATGTTTTTAAACTCATCGAAGCAGCATTTAAAGACGTTGTACACACCGATCACCGAGAGCAATTTTTAGTCGAACGGCTACGCACATCACAGGCATTCATCCCCGAACTGTCTTTGGTAGCTGTATGCGAAGAACAGATTGTGGGATATATTCTACTGAGCAGAATTAAGATCAGGAGTGCAAGCATAGATCATGATTCTTTGGCTGTGGCACCTGTTGCTGTATTGCCGCAATACCAAAATAGAGGCATCGGGGGGATTTTATTGAATGAAGCACATGAAAGAGCCAGAATACTCGGGTTTAGATCCGCTATTTTATTGGGACATGCCACTTACTATCCAAAATTTGGGTATAAAGAAGCTGCATCTTTCCATATTCAATTACCTTTCGACGTTCCGCCGGAAAATTGCATGGCTATTGAGTTGGTCAAAAACGGACTAAGTGGGATAGAAGGTACAGTTGAGTATCCAGCTGAATTCTTCGGTTAGAAGCTCTCCACGAGCTGTGGAATTATCCAAAGCCGAAGTCAGCAGTCTATCGCAGCTGGCTTCGGCTTTCTAAATCTCTTTTCGCAAGACCGTAGACGACTGTATTACTATATCGCCTCGTTACCGCCTATGGCCGTTATCACGCGCGGAATTATTTCGTAATGCTTTGATCACAACTTTTCTTTTCGAGTTGACCTGGAGTTTTTCGTAATTTTTAGATATGTGACCAGACAGTATCCATTTGCGCGTTATTGGAAGGGACGTCACAGTAAGTAGGCAAACGCCTTGTTTCGGCTGTTCCGGCACTCACTTGGCATATTCATTGGAAAAAGCGGCTAGGTATGAACTATATGGGCAGCATAGCTGTTCAATGGTACAGGAACAACAGAAAAGCGACTGCGGATTTATGGAGTATTACCGTTATGCTTAGGGGCAGGAACAATATCTTTTGATTAAAGAGCTTTTAAGATGAAATTTGTCAAGGTTAATCGAGCCGTGTTACAGGAGCTGCAGACTCAGGGCTATAATGTACTGATTTCTCCTTCTGAAATCCAGGATCCCCAAAATATTACCTGGCAGGCTATTACTGTTGATCACGTCGACAATTGGATTAAATCACTGTTTACGCGTCGGTCTTCGGCCAGACCACACATCATGGTGATCGGCTATGCGTTGACAAATATTTATGAACGGAACTTATCCGGTAGTGTGTTTATAGAAAAAAATATAAAAACAAAGGATGATTACATTGAAGAAGTAGGAACCTATGGCGAAAAAATGTATCTGAGAAATGATGCTGTACATACAGGAAACTGGCATCAATATGATGTATTTTTACGCAGGGAATTTCCAGAATCAGCTAAAGGCGATCTCCTGGAGGCCCAGGAGTTAGCGGCACGGCTGGTCCAAATGAATAAAACGGAATTGGGGGATTGGATCGCCAAAAACCGTATCAATATGATGATATCTGACCTTTATTTTTTGGATGAAGGCAGTATTCTGGAAGGAACTGTCGAAATGGAGGAGAACCTACAGTTTATCATAGGCGACGGAATTGAGGAGGTCGTCGACTGCCCAATATCTCCCGACGATATACTCACACTCACCGATCATGCCGTATATTATGTTGATCCAATAGTAAAGAACTGAGCTTTTATGCAGGCTTCATAATCTATTTATGTATAAACGATGATTTAAGAAAGGTAATCAAACGGCAACAGCGGAACTTGCCGGCAGCTTTCTCCCGGTAAGTATACCAGCAGACGAACTTGTGGAACCCAGCGTTGGCTATATACGTTGATCAAATAATTTTGAAACTTAATACGAATACAAAGTATAGCCAGGTATCCCATTAAAAACGTTTATTTTTGAGTAACTTTAGTTAATGGTTGACTACTGCAAATTCATCACTTAAACATGAATAATCTTTTACAGATCAGAGAACAATTAAAGCTGACATAGGAAGAATTGGCCGAAAAGTCGGGTATTAGCGTCAGGACAATACAGCGTATCGAGGCGGGTCAGCCTCCAAAAGGATATACACTCAAGGCATTAATGAAGGCGCTAGAGGTAGAGGAGATGGATCTTATCAATATGACAGCAGTGCAAATGGAAAATTCTGAAACTGTAAAATGGAATAAGATTATCAACCTTTCTGCACTGCCATTGCTGTTGGCTCCTCCGTTCAATGTGCTCGTTCCTTTGTTATTGATATATCTTAAAAAACAGTATAACATAGTTAATCGTCAGCTCATTTCTATTCAGATCCTTGCCACTTTGGTTGCCATTGTACTTTTTATATTTGTTTTGATCCTCAATGACTGGCTGGAGGTTAAGAGTAAATTTATAGAACTCATTCCGCTCTTATGGATTTTTGCCAATGGAGTTATCATTGTCAGAAATGCTATAGCGATAGGCAGAGGTGCAAAACCACGTATTTGGCCAAATATCAGCATAATTTAGCATCTGTCGCGATATTGGCGGGTTATTGACGGGGGATTGGCGGCTCCTATATTTCAGTTATTTTGATCTGATAGCTTCTTTTGTGAAAAAAAATAATGAAAAGAACTATGTTTCAAAAGAAATTAAGGTATGCTGGATACCCGGTAAAGCTGCTTATCGTTTTTACCGTATTGACGAATAACTGGGCTTACGCACAGTACCGTAAGATTATTAAGGCCACTGATGAAAAAGCGTTTATTGAAGACGGTAAACATGTAAAAATGGACTGGCGGCTTGATCCGACTATAATCCCTGACATATATTACGTTAATATTCCCGCAAAGAAAAGTACCGTAACTTTTAAAACAGATCAGGAGCAACTGATCTTTCATACAGAACCTGGTAAAAGTTATGATTTTAAAGTTTTATTGAACAACAAAGATACTTGTAATATCCGTATCGCCTCGACACTGCCTAAAGATTTCCCGCGGATGCATGCAGCTGGAGACTATCCTTTACGTTTTCCTTTCAGGATGATCGGTTCGCGGATCTATTTTGACGGCCTGTTGAACAATAAAAAAGCCGTTATTCAATTTGATTTTGGCGCAGGCATGGGGGCTGTCAACAGAAACTCATCCGAGAAATTGGACTTGTCATTTACTTCCCATGTAACAGTCAGTAATACCAACGGTGTGAATAAAACAAGAAATAGTATTGATAATCTGCTAAAGATCGGAGCTACCACATGGCAGGGGGTGCCGTTTGCCGAAGTTAGCAATATGGAGCCTTACGAAGATGTTATCATAGGTAATACTTTTTTCAGGAATAACGTCATTGAAATCGATTACGATAAGATGGAGTTTATTGTCCACAGTACTCTGCCATCGAAGGTAAAGGACTATAAAAAAGCGACAGTTTTCTTCGAACAAAATCGTCCGAAATTTAAGGCCCGTTTTGTTCACAATGGCAAAGAATATGATTTCTGGTTTTTATTCGACACCGGCCGGGACGGTACCATGCTTTTGGGAGAAGACTTTACGTCGAGAAATGGATATTGGGAAGAACTAAAGCCTCTTACCATGATCAATGGCAGAAAAATCATCCGCCTGAATGCAGAGATCGCAGGAGTATGGTTTAATGACATCGTTACCAATGCAGCGGACCCATCCAAACCGGGAGGAAGATCCAGTCTTTTTGGCAATCAGATCTTAAATCATTTCAATATTGTTCTGGACAATAAAAACGGTATGATCTTTTTAAAGCCCAACAGTAGGCGCAACGAGCCCTATTCCGATTACAATAGCTATTTAAAAGAGATTGCAAAAATGCAGGGAAAATAAGGTGTAGGTTATAGTAATCATTTACTCTTTTTTTTGCTAAAAATATTAGTATATTTGAGCCGTTGTTTTGAACGTTATAGGTTTTCGAGTATACAAGGCTTAATACTGGTATAGATGAAAAGATGAAAGAGTTTATCATTAATTGTGAAATAGATGGGATACCCCAACAAATCGTGCTGGGCGAGCTATATGGTGGACGACGATATCATGTGTATATAAACAAACGTTTTGTGACCTCTGTCGTTTTGCGACATGGCGACTGGGTGATGTTGTGCAACAACCCGAGCTGGCTGACCACTGATGAACTTACGATCTTTGTTGAATACATCAACGGTATACATTCAGACTAACTTGTCGTCTCCGCCTATTTGTTGTAATAGGCCGAAATGGCAAAGATTTACTGAAATAAAAACTTGCCCGGGGATAAATTGAAT from the Sphingobacterium thalpophilum genome contains:
- a CDS encoding GNAT family N-acetyltransferase, with product MTTSIYIRQEKPEERSHVFKLIEAAFKDVVHTDHREQFLVERLRTSQAFIPELSLVAVCEEQIVGYILLSRIKIRSASIDHDSLAVAPVAVLPQYQNRGIGGILLNEAHERARILGFRSAILLGHATYYPKFGYKEAASFHIQLPFDVPPENCMAIELVKNGLSGIEGTVEYPAEFFG
- a CDS encoding helix-turn-helix domain-containing protein, with the protein product MAEKSGISVRTIQRIEAGQPPKGYTLKALMKALEVEEMDLINMTAVQMENSETVKWNKIINLSALPLLLAPPFNVLVPLLLIYLKKQYNIVNRQLISIQILATLVAIVLFIFVLILNDWLEVKSKFIELIPLLWIFANGVIIVRNAIAIGRGAKPRIWPNISII
- a CDS encoding retropepsin-like aspartic protease gives rise to the protein MKRTMFQKKLRYAGYPVKLLIVFTVLTNNWAYAQYRKIIKATDEKAFIEDGKHVKMDWRLDPTIIPDIYYVNIPAKKSTVTFKTDQEQLIFHTEPGKSYDFKVLLNNKDTCNIRIASTLPKDFPRMHAAGDYPLRFPFRMIGSRIYFDGLLNNKKAVIQFDFGAGMGAVNRNSSEKLDLSFTSHVTVSNTNGVNKTRNSIDNLLKIGATTWQGVPFAEVSNMEPYEDVIIGNTFFRNNVIEIDYDKMEFIVHSTLPSKVKDYKKATVFFEQNRPKFKARFVHNGKEYDFWFLFDTGRDGTMLLGEDFTSRNGYWEELKPLTMINGRKIIRLNAEIAGVWFNDIVTNAADPSKPGGRSSLFGNQILNHFNIVLDNKNGMIFLKPNSRRNEPYSDYNSYLKEIAKMQGK